One window of Cryobacterium arcticum genomic DNA carries:
- a CDS encoding helicase-associated domain-containing protein, which translates to MLTLASRLRALDDAALRRTIALRSIPAHGIHDFFDLAEALLDPDAIQATLSHLDRGTLAVLAVAGELGAPPLDELTEGLADLGHDTGSAEEMNARIDRLADLMLLARIDDTVRPYPAVTARLRDWPAQGLPSAADLAGIPAPTPLAPLSATEGRFTERLAAERAFASVSAIAELLTELDREPARELSRGGLGLPDSKRLSAAMGVDLDDVTALVTIAARAELVVLDAGYWSESAAGEAWLVDGAGARWGVLARSWLAALPADIRQIVAGRPEVAWGDALHRFVAWLYPAGGTWMDARIADFARDGELIGITARQATSAAGASVLAGDIDGAIRLITASLPAEVGTVYLQHDLSIVAPGPLSPAIDARLRTFADVESRELASSYRLSGPSVNRALATGDDAESLLAFLGSISLTGIPQPVDYLIRDAADRYGRVRVGSVDATQPGGPSYIRSDDTAMLGAIAVDQTLAALALTTHSPTRLSSSHPAEAVFWALTDARYPVAAETPTGEIVHLRRHPRVPTQRPTSPDPTVALVAELRATDGGEAKAAHAWLARQLDSAIKHRQTVQVSVQMPDGEVVDYLLEPASVGGGRFRARDRRADIERTLPLSSIVSILPAP; encoded by the coding sequence ATGCTGACGCTCGCCTCACGCCTCCGCGCACTGGACGACGCAGCATTGCGCCGCACGATCGCCCTGCGATCCATCCCGGCCCACGGCATCCACGATTTCTTCGACCTCGCCGAGGCCCTGCTCGACCCCGACGCCATCCAGGCGACGCTCTCGCATCTGGACCGCGGCACGCTGGCCGTGCTGGCGGTGGCCGGCGAGCTGGGCGCGCCCCCTCTCGACGAGCTCACCGAAGGGCTCGCCGACCTCGGCCACGACACCGGCTCCGCCGAGGAGATGAACGCCCGCATCGACCGGCTCGCCGACCTGATGCTGCTCGCCCGCATCGACGACACCGTGCGGCCCTACCCGGCCGTCACCGCCCGACTGCGCGACTGGCCCGCCCAGGGCCTGCCGAGCGCCGCCGACCTCGCCGGCATTCCCGCCCCCACGCCGCTGGCGCCGCTCTCGGCCACCGAGGGCCGCTTCACCGAGCGGCTCGCCGCCGAGCGCGCTTTCGCCTCGGTCTCCGCGATCGCCGAGCTGCTCACCGAACTCGACCGCGAACCGGCCCGCGAGCTCAGCCGCGGCGGGCTCGGCCTGCCCGACAGCAAACGGCTCTCCGCGGCCATGGGCGTCGATCTCGACGACGTCACCGCGCTGGTCACCATCGCCGCCCGCGCCGAACTGGTGGTGCTCGACGCCGGCTACTGGTCCGAATCCGCCGCCGGCGAGGCCTGGCTGGTCGACGGGGCCGGGGCCCGCTGGGGTGTGCTGGCCCGGTCCTGGCTCGCGGCGCTGCCCGCGGATATCCGGCAGATCGTGGCGGGTCGCCCCGAGGTCGCCTGGGGCGACGCGCTGCACCGCTTCGTCGCCTGGCTCTACCCCGCCGGCGGCACCTGGATGGACGCCCGCATCGCCGACTTCGCCCGCGACGGCGAACTGATCGGCATCACCGCCCGGCAGGCCACCAGCGCGGCCGGCGCATCCGTTCTCGCCGGCGACATCGACGGCGCGATCCGCTTGATCACCGCCTCGCTGCCCGCCGAGGTGGGCACGGTCTACCTGCAGCACGACCTCTCGATCGTGGCGCCCGGCCCGCTGTCGCCGGCGATCGACGCGCGGCTGCGCACCTTCGCGGATGTCGAAAGCCGGGAACTGGCCTCCAGCTACCGGCTCAGCGGCCCCTCCGTCAATCGCGCCCTGGCCACCGGCGATGACGCCGAGTCGCTGCTGGCCTTCCTCGGTTCCATCTCGCTCACCGGAATCCCGCAGCCGGTGGACTACCTCATCCGCGACGCCGCCGACCGGTATGGGCGGGTGCGCGTGGGCAGCGTGGATGCGACCCAGCCGGGCGGGCCCAGCTACATCAGGTCCGACGACACGGCGATGCTCGGCGCCATCGCGGTCGACCAGACGCTCGCTGCCCTGGCCCTGACCACGCACTCGCCCACCCGGCTGAGCAGCTCACACCCGGCCGAAGCCGTGTTCTGGGCGCTCACCGACGCCCGCTATCCGGTGGCTGCAGAGACTCCCACCGGCGAAATCGTGCACCTGCGCCGCCACCCGCGGGTGCCGACGCAGCGCCCGACGTCGCCGGACCCCACCGTGGCCCTCGTGGCTGAGCTGCGCGCCACCGACGGCGGCGAGGCGAAGGCCGCGCACGCCTGGCTGGCCCGGCAACTCGACTCGGCCATCAAGCACCGCCAGACCGTGCAGGTGAGCGTGCAGATGCCAGACGGCGAGGTCGTGGACTACCTCCTCGAACCCGCCAGCGTCGGCGGCGGCCGGTTCCGCGCCCGCGACCGCCGGGCCGACATCGAACGCACGCTGCCGCTGTCCAGCATCGTCAGCATCCTGCCCGCGCCCTGA
- a CDS encoding DNA repair helicase XPB has protein sequence MSDGPLIVQSDRTVLLEVAHPQAEDARHDLAVFAELERAPEHIHTYRITRLGLWNARAAGHDAANMLATLEKYSKFPIPASVTVDLEETVGRYGRLVIDRDDEGQLVLRSTDSPVLTEVAGARRIAPLLIGHPTPGSFLVAPWARGQLKQELVKLGWPAEDLAGYTPGTPHDIALLENGWALRDYQNKAVANFFDAGSGVVVLPCGAGKTLVGAGAMATAKTNTLILVTNTVSARQWRDELLKRTTLTAEEIGEYSGQVKEVKPVTIATYQILTAKRKGEYAHLALLDAMDWGLVIYDEVHLLPAPVFKLTAELQARRRLGLTATLVREDGREGDVFSLIGPKRFDAPWKEIEAQGFISPAACYEVRIDLPHAERLSYAAAPDDERYRMAATAPAKLDVVKQLVAMHPGERILVIGQYLDQIDELAEVLQAPTLTGATPVNERERLYQAFRVGEENLLVVSKVANFSVDLPEASVAIQVSGSYGSRQEEAQRLGRLLRPKESGLTASFYTLVARDTVDQDFAQNRQRFLAEQGYSYTILDAHALDTRALDAPVP, from the coding sequence ATGTCCGATGGCCCGCTGATCGTCCAAAGTGACCGCACGGTTTTGCTCGAAGTCGCGCACCCTCAGGCCGAGGATGCCCGGCACGACCTGGCCGTGTTCGCCGAGCTGGAGCGCGCGCCCGAGCACATCCACACCTACCGGATCACCCGGCTCGGCCTGTGGAACGCGCGCGCGGCCGGACACGACGCCGCGAACATGCTGGCCACGCTCGAGAAGTACTCCAAGTTCCCGATTCCGGCGTCGGTCACCGTCGACCTCGAGGAGACCGTCGGGCGGTACGGCCGCCTGGTCATCGACCGGGACGACGAGGGACAGCTTGTGCTGCGCAGCACCGACTCCCCCGTGCTCACCGAGGTGGCCGGCGCCCGCCGGATCGCCCCGCTCCTGATCGGGCACCCCACGCCGGGGTCGTTCCTGGTGGCGCCGTGGGCGCGCGGGCAGCTCAAGCAGGAGCTGGTGAAGCTCGGTTGGCCTGCCGAAGACCTCGCCGGCTACACCCCGGGCACCCCACACGACATCGCGCTGCTCGAAAACGGCTGGGCGTTGCGCGACTACCAGAACAAGGCTGTCGCCAACTTCTTCGACGCCGGCTCCGGGGTGGTCGTGTTGCCCTGCGGCGCCGGCAAAACCCTGGTGGGCGCCGGGGCGATGGCCACCGCTAAGACCAACACGCTGATCCTGGTGACGAACACGGTGTCCGCCCGGCAGTGGCGCGACGAGCTGCTCAAGCGCACCACGCTCACGGCCGAGGAGATCGGCGAATACTCCGGCCAGGTGAAGGAGGTCAAACCCGTCACCATCGCGACGTACCAGATCCTCACGGCCAAGCGGAAGGGTGAGTACGCCCACCTCGCACTGCTCGACGCCATGGACTGGGGCCTGGTGATCTACGACGAGGTGCACCTGCTGCCCGCGCCGGTGTTCAAGCTCACCGCCGAACTGCAGGCGCGCCGCCGGCTCGGGCTCACCGCCACCCTGGTGCGGGAGGACGGCCGCGAGGGCGACGTGTTCAGCCTGATCGGTCCCAAGCGCTTCGACGCCCCGTGGAAGGAGATCGAGGCCCAGGGCTTCATCTCCCCCGCCGCCTGCTACGAGGTGCGTATCGACCTGCCGCACGCCGAAAGGCTCAGCTACGCCGCGGCGCCCGATGACGAGCGCTACCGGATGGCCGCGACGGCGCCGGCGAAGCTGGATGTCGTCAAGCAGCTGGTCGCGATGCACCCGGGCGAACGCATCCTCGTGATCGGCCAGTACCTCGACCAGATCGACGAGCTCGCCGAGGTCTTGCAGGCCCCCACGCTGACCGGTGCCACACCCGTCAACGAACGAGAACGGCTGTACCAAGCGTTCCGGGTGGGCGAGGAGAACCTGCTCGTGGTCTCCAAGGTGGCCAACTTCTCGGTCGACCTGCCCGAGGCGTCGGTGGCGATCCAGGTGTCCGGCTCCTACGGTTCCCGCCAGGAGGAGGCCCAGCGGCTCGGGCGGCTGCTGCGCCCCAAGGAGTCCGGCCTCACCGCGAGCTTCTACACGCTCGTGGCCCGCGACACCGTCGACCAGGACTTCGCCCAGAACCGGCAGCGCTTCCTCGCCGAGCAGGGCTACTCGTACACGATCCTCGACGCGCACGCGCTCGACACCCGCGCCCTCGACGCCCCAGTCCCGTAA
- a CDS encoding pyrimidine reductase family protein, translating into MTAAPGPEGFDPAVPGPTDSSPMGLDPAEVLRRYLVTDRATPHLRVNFVSSLDGAATHDGVSGGLGDDADRLVFDTLRMLTDVILVGAGTVRAEGYGGIRFSPEAVAWRLAHGLPEHPPVAIVSARLDLDPAHPVFTRAATRPIVVTRAQAPAERRGALAAVADVLVCGDASVDHSLMVASLTERGYPQVLCEGGPSLFGSLLAADAVDELCLTLAPLLESGSARRIAAATEATPRRMRLLHALPAADTLLLRYQRSREQ; encoded by the coding sequence ATGACCGCCGCTCCCGGCCCCGAGGGCTTCGACCCCGCCGTTCCCGGTCCCACGGATTCCAGCCCCATGGGTCTGGACCCCGCCGAGGTGCTCCGTCGTTACCTCGTCACCGACCGGGCCACGCCGCACCTGCGGGTCAACTTCGTCAGCAGCCTGGACGGCGCCGCCACGCACGACGGCGTCAGTGGCGGCCTCGGCGACGACGCCGACCGGCTGGTCTTCGACACCCTGCGGATGCTCACCGATGTGATCCTGGTCGGCGCCGGAACCGTGCGCGCCGAGGGGTACGGTGGGATCCGGTTCAGCCCGGAGGCCGTGGCCTGGCGGCTCGCCCACGGGCTGCCGGAGCACCCTCCGGTGGCGATCGTGTCCGCCCGGCTCGACCTCGACCCGGCGCACCCTGTGTTCACCCGCGCGGCCACCCGGCCGATCGTGGTGACGCGGGCACAGGCCCCCGCCGAGCGGCGTGGGGCGCTGGCGGCGGTGGCCGATGTGCTGGTCTGCGGGGACGCATCCGTGGACCACTCGCTGATGGTGGCCAGCCTCACCGAGCGGGGCTACCCGCAGGTGCTCTGCGAGGGCGGACCCAGCCTGTTCGGGTCGCTGCTGGCCGCCGACGCCGTGGACGAACTCTGCCTCACCCTGGCGCCGCTGCTCGAGTCCGGCTCCGCCCGGCGCATCGCCGCCGCGACGGAGGCCACACCGCGCCGGATGCGTCTCCTGCACGCCCTTCCGGCCGCCGACACCCTCCTGCTCCGCTATCAGCGGTCCCGCGAACAGTGA
- the folP gene encoding dihydropteroate synthase has translation MARSTAAAGVILPRLDVPVRTIGGRDFDFAREIAVMAVINRTPDSFYDQGATFALDAAVAAARAAVADGADWVDIGGAKFAPGPPIPVAEEIDRVVPVVAALQGSGAVISVDTFDPDVALASIRAGAHVINDTTGVHDPRMAEVVADSDATLVITHSLARPRTPYPAPQYDDVVAEVAEFLLARVDRALAHGMPAERLVIDPGHDLNKNTRHSLELTRRLGEITALGLPTLVAVSNKDFIGETLDRDRDRRVEGTLAAAVYCILQGARIVRVHNVAAAVDAVRMTEAILGFREPAYLRHNLA, from the coding sequence ATGGCCCGTTCGACCGCCGCCGCCGGCGTCATCCTGCCGCGGTTGGACGTGCCGGTGCGCACGATCGGCGGACGCGACTTCGACTTCGCCCGCGAGATCGCGGTGATGGCCGTGATCAACCGCACGCCGGACTCCTTCTACGACCAGGGCGCCACATTCGCACTCGACGCGGCCGTGGCCGCGGCCCGGGCCGCGGTCGCCGACGGCGCCGACTGGGTCGACATCGGCGGGGCCAAGTTCGCCCCGGGGCCGCCGATCCCCGTCGCGGAGGAGATCGACCGGGTCGTCCCCGTGGTCGCGGCGCTGCAGGGCTCCGGCGCGGTCATCTCCGTCGACACCTTCGACCCCGACGTCGCGCTGGCCAGCATCCGCGCCGGCGCCCACGTCATCAACGACACCACCGGCGTGCACGACCCGCGGATGGCCGAGGTCGTTGCCGACAGCGACGCCACCCTGGTGATCACGCACAGCCTGGCGCGCCCGCGCACGCCCTACCCGGCGCCGCAGTACGACGATGTGGTGGCCGAGGTCGCCGAATTCCTGCTCGCCCGCGTCGACCGCGCCCTGGCGCACGGGATGCCGGCCGAGCGGCTGGTCATCGACCCGGGCCACGACCTGAACAAGAACACCCGGCATTCCCTCGAGCTCACCCGCCGGCTGGGCGAGATCACCGCGCTCGGCCTGCCGACGCTCGTGGCGGTGTCGAACAAGGACTTCATCGGCGAGACCCTCGACCGCGACAGGGACCGCCGCGTGGAGGGCACCCTCGCCGCGGCCGTCTACTGCATCCTGCAGGGCGCCCGCATCGTGCGGGTGCACAATGTCGCGGCCGCCGTGGACGCCGTGCGCATGACCGAGGCCATCCTGGGCTTCCGCGAACCCGCCTACCTGCGCCACAACCTCGCCTGA
- a CDS encoding NAD(P)/FAD-dependent oxidoreductase: protein MSEARQQGAAGDDPVVIVGAGLAGARAAEAVRDGFGGRVVLVGEEVAAPYIRPPLSKEYLAGRADRESVDVHPLAWYAEQEIERIAGHRAAVLDRGAHRLTLDDGRSLRYSRLLLATGASPRPFPGPGASLPGVHYLRSVDDSSKLRTALAEGGRRVVIVGSGWIGLEVAATAKGYGNDVIVLGRGPVPLESAIGAELGAVFDLLHRDHGVHMGNNTAVVELEGEIRSGGTRVTGVRLSDRTLVRADLVVVGIGATPNTQLALGSGLEVDDGIAVSATFATSDPDVFAVGDVASVYHPRLGHRLRVEHWANADTAGAAAGRAVLGDTTDYDAIPYFYTDQFDLSMEYSGFGELAAGAELVFRGDRSTREFVAFWLRDGHVVAGMNVNVWDVNETVQRLIRSGVRVDPKRLADETIALEDLLVASE, encoded by the coding sequence ATGAGTGAGGCAAGGCAGCAGGGCGCGGCGGGCGACGACCCCGTGGTCATCGTGGGCGCCGGACTGGCCGGGGCGCGGGCGGCCGAGGCCGTGCGCGACGGCTTCGGCGGGCGGGTCGTGCTCGTGGGCGAGGAGGTCGCCGCGCCGTATATCCGGCCGCCGCTGTCGAAGGAGTACCTCGCCGGCCGGGCGGACCGGGAATCAGTGGACGTGCATCCGCTCGCCTGGTACGCCGAACAGGAGATCGAGCGGATCGCCGGCCACCGGGCGGCCGTGCTCGACCGCGGTGCCCACCGGCTCACCCTCGACGACGGACGCAGCCTGCGCTACAGCCGGCTGCTGCTGGCCACGGGCGCGTCGCCGCGGCCGTTCCCGGGCCCGGGCGCGAGCCTGCCCGGCGTGCACTACCTGCGCAGCGTGGACGACTCCAGCAAGCTGCGCACCGCCCTGGCGGAGGGCGGCCGCCGGGTGGTCATCGTGGGCAGCGGCTGGATCGGACTCGAGGTCGCGGCCACCGCCAAGGGCTACGGCAACGACGTCATCGTGCTCGGCCGTGGGCCGGTGCCGCTGGAGTCGGCCATCGGCGCCGAGCTGGGCGCGGTGTTCGACCTGCTGCACCGCGACCACGGGGTGCACATGGGCAACAACACAGCCGTGGTGGAGCTGGAGGGCGAGATCCGCAGCGGCGGCACCCGGGTCACCGGGGTGCGGCTGAGCGACCGCACCCTGGTGCGGGCGGACCTGGTGGTGGTGGGCATCGGGGCCACGCCGAACACCCAGCTGGCCTTGGGCTCCGGCCTCGAGGTCGACGACGGGATCGCCGTGTCGGCCACCTTCGCGACGAGCGACCCCGACGTGTTCGCGGTGGGCGACGTGGCGAGCGTGTACCACCCCCGCCTCGGTCACCGGCTGCGGGTGGAACACTGGGCGAACGCCGACACCGCCGGGGCGGCCGCGGGCCGCGCCGTGCTCGGCGACACCACCGACTATGACGCCATCCCGTACTTCTACACCGACCAGTTCGACCTCAGCATGGAGTACTCGGGGTTCGGCGAGCTGGCCGCAGGCGCCGAGCTGGTGTTCCGCGGCGACAGGTCTACGCGGGAGTTCGTGGCGTTCTGGCTCCGGGACGGCCATGTCGTCGCGGGCATGAACGTGAACGTCTGGGACGTGAACGAGACCGTGCAGCGCCTCATCCGTTCGGGCGTGCGGGTGGACCCGAAGCGGCTCGCGGATGAGACGATTGCTCTGGAGGACCTGCTCGTCGCATCCGAGTGA
- a CDS encoding response regulator transcription factor — MTDGPRILIVDDEPNIRDLLTTSLRFAGFAVRAVGNGAQAISAVLEEEPDLIILDVMLPDMNGFGVTKRLRSAGYTAPILFLTAKDDTEDKITGLTVGGDDYVTKPFSLDEIVARIKAILRRTMHADEDAVIRAGELTMDQDTHEVLVGDQPIELSPTEFKLLRYLMLNPNRVLSKAQILDHVWEYDFNGDAGIVESYISYLRRKVDMHSSEPLIQTKRGFGYMLKAAKA; from the coding sequence ATGACTGACGGCCCCCGCATCCTTATCGTTGACGACGAACCCAACATCCGGGATCTCCTCACCACCAGCCTCCGCTTTGCCGGATTCGCCGTGCGAGCCGTGGGCAACGGTGCGCAGGCGATCTCCGCCGTGCTCGAGGAAGAGCCCGACCTCATCATCCTCGACGTGATGCTGCCCGACATGAACGGCTTCGGCGTGACCAAGCGCCTGCGTTCGGCCGGGTACACCGCGCCCATCCTCTTCCTCACGGCGAAGGATGACACCGAGGACAAGATCACCGGCCTCACGGTCGGCGGTGACGACTACGTCACGAAGCCCTTCAGCCTCGACGAGATCGTGGCCCGCATCAAGGCCATCCTGCGTCGCACGATGCACGCCGACGAGGATGCCGTCATCCGTGCCGGTGAGCTGACCATGGACCAGGACACCCACGAGGTTCTCGTCGGCGACCAGCCCATCGAGCTCAGCCCCACCGAGTTCAAGCTGCTGCGTTACCTGATGCTCAACCCCAACCGGGTGCTCTCCAAGGCGCAGATCCTCGACCACGTCTGGGAGTACGACTTCAACGGCGACGCGGGCATCGTGGAGTCCTACATCTCGTACCTCCGCCGCAAGGTCGACATGCACTCCAGCGAGCCGCTGATCCAGACCAAGCGTGGCTTCGGCTACATGCTCAAGGCTGCCAAGGCATAG
- a CDS encoding sensor histidine kinase: MRVPLMDPWSRVSLRSKITGVTVLMLTLGLLVSGVGTMVILQNYMVQQVDARLQESAQGLTSNYLDSPFDTSSVDGVGDSDYFVAVFDQNGVLKNRTWQDRPRASLPVVTIPMDLHSSYELDGSIQQLFNAQGDTEFHAVAVPFVINATGTYGTVLLALSMQSAQNTVNTYLSIFLGFGVGVVLVGAMLTRLLVTTTFAPLREAERTAAAIADGDFSQRLGGATPNTEVGRLNRSLNTMLSRIDRAFKDRARTIDQMRRFVGDASHELRTPLVSVRGYAELYRMGALQTPEDVAQAMERIEKEAIRMGGLVEDLLELARLDETKPLALTRVDLLPLAQDAALDAMASSPGRSVTVRTSHPAEYNDEAVAPPIDLAHSTGEVVDVAPRTPEPAAVPAGASAKAAAAAAKAAAATAKTTSKPAPVKPEQSGSTTGTISFAGATLARLRTRKPKRTDATVPSVETPDVAEAPPALDAVIMAEENKVRQVITNLMGNALRFSPADSPVELEVAVDRRNQRASVSVIDHGEGIPPQIRDKIFQRFWRADTSRARETGGSGLGLAIVASIVASHNGSVEVVETPGGGATFRVWFPLAESPAAPQALPVPQG, translated from the coding sequence ATGCGTGTGCCATTGATGGACCCGTGGAGCCGGGTTTCGCTCCGTTCCAAGATCACCGGTGTGACGGTGTTGATGCTCACGCTCGGCCTGCTCGTTTCCGGCGTGGGCACCATGGTGATCCTGCAGAACTACATGGTGCAGCAAGTGGATGCCCGCCTGCAGGAATCCGCGCAGGGACTCACGTCGAACTACCTCGACTCCCCGTTCGACACGAGCAGTGTCGACGGGGTCGGGGACTCCGACTACTTCGTGGCCGTGTTCGACCAGAACGGCGTGCTCAAGAACCGCACCTGGCAGGACCGGCCGCGCGCCAGCCTGCCTGTCGTGACGATCCCGATGGACCTGCACAGCTCCTACGAGCTGGACGGATCCATCCAGCAGCTCTTCAACGCCCAGGGCGACACCGAATTCCACGCCGTGGCCGTACCGTTTGTGATCAACGCCACCGGAACCTACGGCACCGTGCTGCTCGCGCTGTCGATGCAGTCGGCACAGAACACCGTCAACACCTACCTGAGCATCTTCCTGGGCTTCGGCGTTGGCGTGGTTCTCGTGGGCGCGATGCTCACCCGCCTGCTCGTCACTACGACCTTCGCTCCTCTCCGCGAGGCCGAGCGCACCGCGGCGGCCATCGCCGACGGCGACTTCAGCCAGCGCCTGGGTGGGGCCACGCCCAACACCGAGGTGGGCCGGCTGAACCGCTCGCTCAACACCATGCTCAGCCGTATCGACCGGGCATTCAAGGACCGTGCCCGCACGATCGACCAGATGCGCCGGTTCGTCGGCGATGCCAGCCACGAATTACGCACCCCGCTGGTCTCCGTGCGCGGATACGCCGAGCTCTACCGGATGGGCGCCCTGCAGACCCCCGAAGACGTCGCCCAGGCGATGGAGCGCATCGAGAAGGAAGCCATCCGGATGGGCGGCCTTGTCGAGGACCTGCTCGAACTGGCCCGGCTTGACGAGACCAAGCCGCTCGCCCTCACTCGCGTCGACCTGCTCCCCCTCGCCCAGGACGCCGCGCTCGACGCCATGGCCTCGTCCCCCGGCCGGAGCGTCACCGTGCGCACCAGCCACCCCGCCGAGTACAACGATGAGGCCGTCGCGCCCCCGATCGATCTGGCCCACTCCACGGGTGAGGTCGTCGACGTCGCGCCTCGTACTCCCGAGCCCGCGGCTGTGCCCGCCGGCGCCTCCGCCAAGGCCGCAGCCGCCGCTGCCAAGGCTGCCGCGGCGACGGCCAAGACCACGTCGAAGCCCGCCCCGGTCAAGCCCGAACAGTCCGGCTCCACGACTGGCACGATCTCCTTCGCCGGCGCGACCCTTGCGCGCCTGCGCACCCGCAAGCCCAAGCGCACGGATGCGACGGTTCCCTCCGTCGAGACCCCCGACGTCGCCGAGGCTCCGCCGGCTCTCGACGCGGTGATCATGGCCGAGGAGAACAAGGTACGCCAGGTGATCACCAACCTGATGGGCAACGCCTTGCGCTTCAGCCCGGCCGACAGCCCGGTGGAGCTCGAGGTCGCCGTGGACCGGCGCAACCAGCGCGCATCCGTCTCGGTCATCGACCACGGTGAGGGCATCCCGCCGCAGATTCGCGACAAGATCTTCCAGCGGTTCTGGCGCGCCGACACCTCCCGCGCCCGGGAGACCGGCGGCAGCGGGCTGGGGCTGGCGATCGTGGCCTCCATCGTGGCCAGCCACAACGGCTCGGTCGAGGTCGTCGAGACGCCGGGTGGCGGCGCCACCTTCCGGGTCTGGTTCCCGTTGGCGGAGTCCCCCGCGGCCCCGCAGGCCTTGCCGGTCCCCCAGGGCTGA
- a CDS encoding WXG100 family type VII secretion target, giving the protein MTQFQVDSEALISTTGAARATMGRIQAEVAALLGQLTALEGSWSGQAATQFQGAVSAWRTTQQHVEQSADALNQALGQAGQQYAEVEQANARLFAR; this is encoded by the coding sequence ATGACCCAGTTCCAGGTCGACAGCGAGGCATTGATCAGCACCACTGGTGCGGCGCGCGCCACCATGGGCCGCATCCAGGCCGAGGTGGCCGCCCTTCTCGGGCAGCTCACCGCCCTGGAGGGCTCCTGGTCGGGGCAGGCCGCCACCCAGTTCCAGGGTGCGGTGTCGGCCTGGCGCACGACGCAGCAGCATGTGGAACAGAGCGCGGACGCCCTGAATCAGGCGCTCGGCCAGGCCGGTCAGCAATACGCGGAGGTGGAGCAGGCCAACGCCCGGCTCTTCGCGCGCTAG